A single genomic interval of Halobacillus halophilus DSM 2266 harbors:
- a CDS encoding site-2 protease family protein — protein MFTLSDLPMFFINFFFILPIVTLVHEAGHVWVARLFGGKIHFCIGTGKTIFNIGKLEVKKKYFMEGWCQYEDLTYNKTWAHVSIYLAGSIFNMIVILTINYLIFADVLPPALFFYQYSYFSVYFIFFSLFPYRDDDGKPSDGLAVYDVIRYGKAEDPID, from the coding sequence TTGTTTACTTTAAGTGATTTACCGATGTTCTTTATAAATTTCTTTTTTATATTACCTATCGTCACTCTCGTACATGAAGCAGGACACGTGTGGGTGGCCCGTTTGTTCGGAGGGAAGATACATTTCTGTATAGGTACTGGAAAGACCATTTTCAACATTGGAAAACTAGAAGTCAAAAAGAAGTATTTCATGGAAGGCTGGTGTCAGTATGAAGATCTAACCTATAACAAAACGTGGGCGCACGTGTCTATATATTTAGCCGGAAGTATCTTTAACATGATCGTAATTCTCACGATTAATTACCTAATCTTTGCAGATGTATTGCCCCCGGCTTTGTTTTTCTATCAATACTCTTATTTCTCAGTTTACTTTATTTTCTTTTCATTATTTCCTTACCGTGATGACGACGGAAAACCAAGTGATGGATTGGCTGTGTATGACGTTATCCGATACGGGAAAGCAGAAGATCCGATTGATTAA
- a CDS encoding NAD-dependent epimerase/dehydratase family protein has product MRIIVAGGDGFCGWPTALYLSKQGHDVTIVDNLARRKIDEELHSNSVTPIASLEDRVAKWKEVTGNEIRTFIGDLNHYDFLREVFRQVKPEAFVHFAEQRSAPYSMIDREHAAYTQTNNVIGNLNVLYAIKEFAPECHLIKLGTMGEYGTPNIDIEEGYIEIEHKGRKDTLPYPKQPGSFYHLSKVHDSHNIMFACKIWGIRATDLNQGIVYGLHTEETKLDPMLVNRVDYDGVFGTALNRFANQAAIGHDITVYGSGGQTRAFLNIEDTVRCVEIAAENPADNGEFRVFNQFTEWFSVQELADRVQKIAHEEGLDTQVKKIENPRIENEDHYYNAVNTKLRDLGLEPHLLTDDVIRDILLTAVEHKDRIIAENVLPSITWK; this is encoded by the coding sequence ATGAGAATTATTGTAGCAGGAGGAGACGGTTTTTGCGGTTGGCCAACGGCATTATACCTTTCCAAACAAGGACACGATGTAACTATTGTTGATAATTTAGCACGCAGAAAAATCGACGAAGAACTTCATTCCAATTCAGTAACTCCCATAGCATCATTAGAAGATCGAGTGGCTAAGTGGAAAGAAGTAACGGGTAATGAAATTCGTACGTTCATTGGCGATTTAAATCACTATGATTTCTTAAGAGAAGTATTCCGCCAGGTAAAGCCGGAAGCTTTCGTTCACTTTGCTGAACAGCGTTCAGCACCATATTCCATGATAGATCGTGAACACGCTGCTTATACACAAACTAATAATGTTATTGGCAACTTGAATGTGCTTTATGCCATAAAAGAATTTGCTCCAGAGTGCCATTTAATTAAATTAGGTACGATGGGAGAATACGGAACTCCAAATATTGATATTGAAGAAGGATATATAGAAATAGAGCACAAGGGAAGAAAAGATACGCTTCCTTACCCTAAACAGCCTGGTTCCTTCTATCATCTTTCCAAAGTTCACGACAGCCACAATATTATGTTTGCTTGTAAGATCTGGGGTATCCGTGCGACAGACCTTAACCAGGGAATCGTGTATGGACTACATACAGAAGAAACAAAACTTGATCCAATGCTAGTGAACCGCGTGGATTATGATGGAGTATTTGGTACAGCACTGAACCGTTTCGCTAATCAGGCAGCTATTGGACATGACATTACCGTTTATGGTTCAGGGGGACAGACGAGAGCTTTTCTTAACATCGAGGATACTGTCCGTTGTGTAGAAATCGCTGCAGAAAACCCGGCTGACAACGGAGAATTCCGTGTATTCAACCAGTTTACGGAATGGTTCTCTGTACAGGAATTAGCTGACCGTGTACAAAAGATTGCTCATGAAGAAGGCTTGGATACTCAAGTTAAGAAAATTGAGAACCCGAGAATTGAGAATGAAGACCATTACTATAATGCAGTTAACACGAAACTTCGTGATCTAGGTTTAGAACCTCATCTATTAACAGATGACGTCATTCGGGATATTCTGCTTACAGCGGTTGAACATAAAGACCGTATTATTGCTGAAAACGTATTACCATCAATCACTTGGAAGTAA
- a CDS encoding exonuclease domain-containing protein, with amino-acid sequence MNFVALDFETANSSRGSVCSIGLVEYENHEVKHEYYRLVKPRKNYFSPKNISIHGITKDDVADAYEFDILWKNEIQPMVEGKFLVAHNAQFDMGVLRAVLDEYRLPYPLLAYNCTLNISKKTWELPRYNLKSVSNHIGFRFNHHHALEDAQAAAHILLKACEELKAENTKDLVEKTQTTNGMMYDQQYEPARLNKKQKAKRPESINYVAASREIDRSHPFCGASFAFTGRLTAMNREKAVQTVANLGGYTYSTVESTTNYLIVGSKTYDQYLNGKKNSKLERTETLLSQGHSIEILPENEFLNYL; translated from the coding sequence ATGAATTTTGTAGCACTTGATTTTGAGACAGCCAACTCCTCTCGAGGAAGTGTCTGTTCGATCGGTTTAGTAGAGTATGAAAACCACGAAGTAAAACACGAATATTATCGTTTAGTTAAACCTCGAAAGAATTATTTTTCCCCGAAAAATATAAGCATTCACGGCATAACAAAAGATGATGTAGCCGATGCTTATGAATTCGATATTTTATGGAAAAATGAAATCCAGCCAATGGTTGAAGGGAAGTTTCTAGTGGCGCATAATGCTCAGTTCGATATGGGAGTCCTTCGAGCAGTACTCGATGAATATCGTCTACCATATCCTCTGCTTGCTTATAACTGCACCTTAAACATTTCAAAGAAAACATGGGAACTGCCACGTTATAATCTTAAGTCTGTTTCAAACCATATTGGTTTCCGTTTTAATCATCACCACGCACTTGAGGATGCGCAGGCCGCTGCTCATATCTTACTTAAGGCTTGCGAAGAGCTAAAGGCTGAAAATACAAAAGACCTGGTTGAAAAGACACAAACCACTAACGGCATGATGTATGACCAGCAGTATGAGCCTGCACGATTGAATAAGAAACAGAAAGCTAAAAGGCCTGAAAGTATAAATTATGTGGCAGCAAGCAGAGAAATTGACCGCAGTCATCCTTTTTGCGGTGCTTCCTTTGCGTTTACAGGAAGGTTAACTGCTATGAATCGTGAGAAGGCTGTTCAAACAGTTGCTAACCTTGGAGGATATACCTATTCGACAGTAGAGAGCACTACTAATTATTTAATTGTAGGAAGCAAAACCTACGATCAATATTTAAATGGAAAGAAAAACAGTAAGCTAGAGCGTACAGAAACACTATTAAGTCAGGGACATTCCATAGAAATTCTTCCTGAAAATGAGTTCCTGAATTATTTGTAA
- a CDS encoding VOC family protein — protein sequence MKFKGFSASQIRIARPTDQLTEIVTFYEEGIGLPKLTQFSNHAGYDGVIFGLPDSQYHLEFTTHAEGSPCPAPTKDNLLVLYIEEKDEIQTIINRLANQGFFPVEPENPYWEERGTTIEDPDGWRLVLMNTKGI from the coding sequence ATGAAGTTCAAAGGGTTTTCGGCTTCACAAATTAGAATTGCGAGACCAACAGATCAACTAACTGAAATTGTGACTTTTTATGAAGAAGGAATAGGTTTACCAAAACTAACTCAATTTTCCAACCATGCCGGGTACGATGGAGTAATTTTTGGGCTGCCAGATAGCCAGTATCACTTAGAGTTCACTACTCATGCAGAGGGAAGCCCCTGTCCCGCTCCTACCAAAGACAATTTATTGGTGCTATACATAGAAGAAAAAGATGAAATCCAAACCATAATAAACCGCTTAGCTAATCAAGGATTCTTTCCGGTAGAACCAGAGAATCCTTATTGGGAAGAAAGAGGCACAACTATTGAAGACCCGGATGGATGGCGCCTGGTACTTATGAATACTAAGGGAATATGA
- a CDS encoding acyl-CoA carboxylase subunit beta → MAKNQTLEEKRKHISSGGAEKYHAKNAEKGKMFVRERLQLLFDDDMNIEDAFFANNQDDKLPADGVVTGIGKINGEQVCVMANDSTVKAGSWGARTVEKIIRIQETAMKLQLPMLYLVDSAGARITDQVDMFPNRRGAGRIFHNQIKLSGRVPQVCLLFGPSAAGGAYIPAFCDIVVMVDGNASMYLGSPRMAEKVIGEKVSLEEMGGAKMHCSVSGCGDVLAKDEKEAISFARKYMSYFPANYRKAPAQKESIDPVAFEKSIEELIPENQNAPFDMYQLIDRIIDEDSFCEIKKKFAPELITGLSRIDGRVVGIIANQPRAKGGVLFPDSADKSAKFIQLCDAFNIPLLFLVDIPGFMIGTKVERAGIIRHGAKMLSAMSEATVPKISVIVRKAYGAGLYAMAGPAFEPDACIALPTAQIAVMGPEAAVNAVYANKIAELPEEERPAFIKEKHEEYKENIDIYRLASELVIDDIIQPDRLREELSIRYEAYQNKDVTFTERKHGVYPV, encoded by the coding sequence ATGGCGAAGAATCAGACGTTAGAAGAAAAAAGAAAGCATATTTCCTCGGGTGGAGCAGAAAAGTATCATGCTAAAAATGCAGAAAAAGGAAAAATGTTTGTACGAGAGCGCCTTCAGTTATTATTCGACGATGATATGAATATTGAAGATGCCTTTTTTGCCAATAATCAGGACGATAAACTTCCTGCTGATGGAGTGGTCACAGGCATAGGAAAAATCAATGGAGAACAGGTTTGTGTTATGGCCAATGATTCTACTGTTAAAGCAGGATCATGGGGAGCACGCACTGTTGAAAAGATCATTCGAATTCAGGAAACAGCTATGAAACTGCAGCTTCCAATGCTTTACCTCGTAGATTCAGCTGGAGCAAGGATCACCGATCAAGTAGACATGTTTCCCAATAGAAGGGGAGCCGGCCGTATTTTTCATAACCAGATAAAGTTATCCGGTCGGGTTCCTCAAGTCTGTTTGTTATTCGGACCCTCAGCTGCTGGAGGAGCTTACATACCTGCTTTTTGCGACATCGTAGTTATGGTCGACGGGAATGCTTCGATGTACCTGGGATCACCGAGAATGGCGGAGAAAGTGATTGGAGAAAAAGTCTCCCTTGAAGAGATGGGAGGGGCAAAAATGCATTGCTCCGTCTCGGGATGTGGGGACGTACTTGCTAAGGATGAGAAGGAAGCTATATCATTCGCACGGAAATACATGAGCTATTTTCCGGCAAATTATCGAAAAGCTCCTGCTCAAAAAGAAAGTATTGACCCTGTAGCGTTTGAAAAGTCCATAGAAGAATTGATTCCAGAAAATCAGAATGCCCCTTTTGATATGTACCAGTTGATTGACCGTATTATTGACGAAGATTCTTTTTGCGAAATTAAAAAGAAATTCGCTCCGGAACTTATTACCGGTTTATCGAGAATAGACGGTCGTGTGGTCGGTATCATTGCTAATCAGCCCAGAGCGAAGGGCGGGGTGCTGTTTCCGGATTCGGCCGATAAATCCGCTAAATTTATTCAGCTTTGTGATGCCTTTAATATTCCTTTATTATTCCTGGTAGATATTCCAGGATTCATGATTGGAACGAAGGTGGAACGGGCAGGTATCATTCGGCACGGAGCCAAAATGTTATCAGCCATGAGTGAAGCGACCGTTCCTAAGATCTCCGTTATTGTAAGAAAAGCTTACGGAGCTGGACTTTATGCTATGGCAGGTCCAGCCTTTGAGCCGGATGCATGTATAGCTCTTCCAACAGCCCAAATTGCTGTGATGGGTCCTGAAGCGGCTGTGAATGCGGTATATGCAAACAAAATAGCTGAACTTCCTGAAGAAGAAAGACCTGCGTTTATTAAAGAGAAACACGAAGAATACAAAGAAAATATCGATATTTATCGCTTAGCTTCTGAGCTGGTGATCGATGATATTATTCAGCCTGACCGGCTGAGAGAAGAACTTTCTATTCGATATGAAGCTTACCAAAATAAAGACGTAACCTTTACTGAAAGAAAACACGGAGTATATCCTGTATAA
- a CDS encoding aminoglycoside 6-adenylyltransferase yields the protein MRSEEEMMELILSVAETEPHIRGVIMNGSRVNPNVTPDLFQDYDIVYMVTELNAFIADHSWIDVFGKRLIMQMPDEMQLYSIDQEPKQKFTYLMQFMDGNRIDLTLYQRNHLPENQDSLSVVLLDKDNKLPALREPDDSDYLVKKPSHNDIESCTNEFWWVSTYVAKGLGRRQLPYAKEMMEGPVRRMLKRMIRWYIGAKNNFQVNVGSAGKYFEYFLEDHIWKDYKRTYADGEYPNNWKALFQMCELFITLTREVTSHLNYPHADSEGIHVFEYLKHIHKSSADQQDSY from the coding sequence ATGAGATCAGAAGAAGAGATGATGGAACTGATTCTTTCAGTTGCTGAAACAGAACCTCATATTAGAGGGGTAATCATGAATGGCTCAAGAGTTAATCCGAATGTTACACCTGATTTATTTCAAGACTATGATATTGTCTACATGGTTACTGAGCTGAACGCCTTTATTGCAGATCATTCCTGGATAGACGTTTTTGGTAAAAGACTGATCATGCAGATGCCGGATGAGATGCAATTGTATTCCATTGATCAAGAACCGAAGCAAAAATTCACCTACTTAATGCAGTTTATGGATGGAAACCGCATCGATCTTACGTTATATCAAAGAAATCACCTTCCTGAGAATCAAGATAGTTTAAGCGTTGTTTTACTGGATAAAGACAACAAACTGCCAGCTTTACGAGAACCTGATGACAGTGATTATCTAGTTAAAAAACCATCTCATAATGATATTGAGAGCTGTACCAATGAATTTTGGTGGGTAAGCACGTATGTAGCAAAAGGATTGGGCCGGCGTCAGCTTCCTTATGCCAAAGAAATGATGGAAGGTCCTGTAAGAAGGATGCTTAAACGCATGATCAGATGGTACATTGGTGCAAAAAATAACTTCCAAGTGAATGTCGGCAGTGCGGGAAAATATTTCGAATATTTTTTAGAAGATCATATTTGGAAGGATTATAAAAGAACATACGCAGATGGGGAATACCCGAACAATTGGAAGGCTTTATTCCAAATGTGTGAATTATTTATAACTTTAACAAGAGAAGTTACTTCCCATTTGAATTATCCGCATGCAGATTCAGAGGGAATTCACGTTTTTGAATACTTAAAACATATACATAAGAGTTCAGCCGATCAGCAGGATTCATATTAA
- a CDS encoding AMP-binding protein: protein MNTYEKAWVPSESQIKSTRLFQWMQKLGYENYDAFHKESTEDIEWFWDEALKELGIVWDQSYEKTVDLSRGIAYPKWFTGGKMNVAHNALDKWALSDDKQDTVALYWEGDNGDTIQFTYEELFHEVNRVANGLHKLGIGKGDIVTLYLPMIPETLISMLAISKVGAIFSPAFSGYKADAIATRIQAARSKALITADGFFRRGKTIPMKMEADLACDQCPSLEHVIVVERADCEIDWNEYRDTPWSRLLENETVFKTESMEADDPFMIIYTSGTTGRPKGAVHTHSGFPTKAAFDAGVCMDVTSEDILFWYTDMGWMMGPFLVYGGLVNGSSIVMFEGTPDFPEPDRLWSLVEKYQVTHLGISPTLVRSMMKHGEKWIQKHNLSSLKLIGTTGEPWNPEPWRWLFKQAGNSNVPIFNYSGGTEISGGILGNVLIKPIQPVTFNAALPGMDVDVYDVTGDSLKNQVGELVLRKPWIGMTSGFYNENERYEDTYWNRFKDTWVHGDWVILDDEGFYTITGRSDDVLNVAGKRLGPAEVESVLVEHPSITEAGVIGVPHEIKGEEAIAFVVLNPNVKESEELISEFKSHLADKLGKALAPKKVYIVDDLPKTRNAKVMRRAIKSAYLNKPAGDLSALENPNTIEQIQTIGKKATSST from the coding sequence ATGAATACATATGAAAAAGCCTGGGTTCCCTCGGAAAGTCAAATTAAAAGTACAAGACTATTTCAATGGATGCAAAAACTAGGATACGAAAATTATGATGCTTTCCACAAAGAATCTACTGAAGATATAGAATGGTTCTGGGATGAAGCCTTGAAAGAACTAGGAATAGTATGGGATCAATCGTATGAAAAAACGGTGGATTTATCCAGGGGAATAGCTTATCCTAAGTGGTTTACCGGTGGAAAGATGAATGTAGCTCACAACGCTCTCGATAAATGGGCTTTAAGTGACGACAAACAGGATACCGTTGCGCTTTACTGGGAGGGTGATAACGGAGATACGATTCAATTTACGTATGAGGAGTTATTCCATGAAGTAAATCGTGTCGCAAATGGATTACACAAACTGGGTATTGGCAAAGGAGATATTGTTACGCTTTACTTGCCTATGATTCCGGAAACACTCATTTCAATGCTGGCTATCTCAAAAGTTGGTGCAATATTCTCTCCAGCGTTTTCAGGCTATAAAGCAGATGCGATTGCTACAAGAATACAGGCTGCCCGCTCCAAAGCTCTTATCACAGCAGACGGTTTCTTTAGAAGAGGAAAAACCATTCCGATGAAAATGGAAGCAGACCTCGCCTGTGATCAATGCCCTTCTTTAGAACATGTAATTGTAGTAGAGCGTGCTGATTGTGAAATTGATTGGAATGAATACAGAGATACACCGTGGTCTCGTTTGCTAGAAAATGAAACCGTTTTCAAAACAGAAAGTATGGAAGCTGATGATCCTTTTATGATTATTTATACTTCCGGCACCACTGGGAGACCGAAAGGGGCTGTGCATACGCATTCAGGCTTTCCAACAAAAGCAGCATTTGATGCTGGAGTATGCATGGATGTTACGAGCGAAGACATTCTATTTTGGTACACGGATATGGGGTGGATGATGGGCCCCTTTCTAGTTTATGGCGGGCTGGTTAACGGTTCTTCTATAGTCATGTTTGAAGGAACCCCTGATTTCCCTGAGCCTGATCGTTTATGGAGTTTAGTAGAAAAATATCAAGTCACTCATTTAGGCATCTCTCCTACTCTTGTTCGATCCATGATGAAGCATGGGGAAAAATGGATTCAAAAGCATAACTTAAGCTCTCTTAAACTTATCGGCACCACTGGAGAGCCCTGGAATCCTGAGCCCTGGCGCTGGCTTTTCAAGCAGGCAGGCAACTCGAACGTCCCTATCTTTAACTACTCAGGCGGTACTGAAATCTCTGGCGGTATCCTTGGGAATGTACTAATTAAGCCTATTCAACCGGTTACATTTAATGCTGCTTTACCTGGTATGGACGTAGATGTATATGATGTAACTGGAGATTCTCTCAAGAATCAAGTAGGTGAATTAGTATTACGAAAACCGTGGATAGGCATGACCAGTGGCTTCTATAATGAAAATGAACGATATGAAGATACCTATTGGAACCGCTTCAAAGATACGTGGGTTCATGGTGACTGGGTCATCCTTGATGATGAAGGCTTTTATACGATTACAGGACGCTCTGATGATGTCCTTAATGTAGCCGGCAAAAGACTTGGTCCCGCAGAAGTTGAATCTGTGCTGGTTGAACATCCTTCTATTACAGAAGCTGGGGTCATCGGCGTTCCGCATGAAATTAAAGGTGAAGAGGCTATAGCGTTTGTTGTCCTTAATCCTAATGTAAAAGAATCAGAGGAACTTATAAGTGAATTCAAAAGTCACTTAGCTGATAAATTAGGAAAAGCTCTTGCTCCTAAAAAAGTGTACATCGTTGATGATCTGCCTAAAACGAGAAATGCAAAAGTAATGAGGAGAGCTATTAAATCTGCTTATTTAAATAAACCTGCAGGTGATTTAAGTGCTCTTGAAAACCCGAACACCATAGAACAGATCCAGACGATCGGTAAAAAGGCTACTTCTTCTACTTAA
- a CDS encoding nitroreductase family protein, translated as MDQNKSELARIIRERRSVKSGYLAKEVPESLIKELLDDARWAPTHGLREPWRFIFIPTEEKEHFVEDIVQTFPRDRQENRRNYFSQPAAFLIAIMDEDPRQKQWEENFGAISSLIQNFQLLAWERELGVVWKTNPQIHEPKVREMLGVQPGEKIVGFLHLGYFDQVPKTKDRTPIEERITVYKKK; from the coding sequence ATGGATCAAAATAAAAGTGAATTAGCCAGAATTATTCGTGAGCGCCGCTCCGTAAAAAGTGGTTATTTAGCTAAAGAAGTTCCTGAATCATTAATTAAAGAGCTCTTAGATGACGCTCGGTGGGCACCAACGCACGGATTAAGAGAACCCTGGCGTTTTATATTTATTCCGACAGAAGAAAAAGAACATTTTGTCGAGGATATTGTGCAGACTTTTCCACGGGACAGACAGGAAAATAGAAGAAATTATTTTAGCCAGCCGGCAGCTTTTTTAATTGCTATAATGGATGAAGACCCACGTCAGAAACAATGGGAAGAAAACTTTGGAGCGATCAGTTCCCTTATACAAAATTTCCAGTTGTTAGCATGGGAAAGAGAATTAGGAGTCGTTTGGAAAACGAACCCTCAAATTCATGAGCCTAAGGTTCGTGAAATGCTGGGTGTGCAGCCTGGCGAGAAAATAGTCGGCTTTCTCCATCTAGGTTACTTTGATCAAGTACCGAAAACTAAAGATAGAACTCCAATTGAAGAAAGAATTACCGTATATAAAAAGAAATAA
- a CDS encoding GNAT family N-acetyltransferase → MLNLNVMLQKDFDELMKMEVQNYADEKVKAGTWTKEESLQKSKEAFQQLLPDGLQTTHHFLLSLSNPETNDVVGYFWYHFDESHPQKEAFIYNFLIFEPYRGQGFGRRALESLEKHVKQQGVKKLSLHVFAHNKRAIHLYQQAMYDVTDINMSKYIG, encoded by the coding sequence ATGCTTAACTTAAACGTAATGTTGCAAAAAGATTTCGATGAACTAATGAAAATGGAAGTTCAAAACTATGCAGATGAAAAGGTTAAAGCTGGAACTTGGACAAAAGAAGAATCTTTGCAAAAATCAAAAGAAGCTTTTCAACAGCTTTTACCCGATGGGCTTCAGACAACTCATCACTTTTTGTTATCTTTAAGCAACCCCGAGACGAATGATGTAGTAGGTTATTTCTGGTACCACTTTGATGAAAGTCACCCTCAAAAGGAGGCTTTCATTTATAACTTTTTAATCTTTGAACCATACAGAGGACAAGGCTTTGGGCGAAGAGCCTTAGAATCCTTAGAAAAGCATGTTAAACAACAAGGCGTTAAAAAACTTTCCCTACACGTTTTTGCTCATAACAAACGTGCTATACATCTTTATCAACAAGCTATGTATGATGTTACAGACATTAATATGTCTAAGTACATTGGATAA
- a CDS encoding glycosyltransferase family 4 protein — MKIAIITETFLPSTDGVVTRLKEAIKYLQSQEHQVVVIAPDLGVKEYEGAIVEGVKATKLPFYRSKEFSLPQRKVKGLLQKHNPDLVHVVNPAIVGVSGVYYANKLNYPLIASYHTHVPKYLDFYRLYPFKPLVWWYFRKLHNYAHVNLCTSQAIKSELDEKNFHNVNVWDRGVAVDHYHPKHKTKEMRERLSGGKPENKLLVFVGRLAPEKEIHKIRPLLDQRDDLSLAIVGDGPVKDELEYTFEGTNTVFTGLLHGEELREAFSSSDALIFPSVTETLGLVILESMASGLPVIAAKSGPTMEQVEDGKTGILFENENTDSMIDAINRLEDEVLYKYLCKNARAEAEKHSWQKPSEQILDYYHETLRVFGENEEYSTKKSKVKVTE, encoded by the coding sequence TTGAAGATCGCCATCATTACTGAAACATTCCTCCCATCAACAGATGGAGTGGTAACCAGACTGAAGGAAGCCATCAAATACCTGCAAAGTCAAGAACATCAAGTGGTCGTGATAGCTCCAGACCTTGGTGTGAAGGAGTATGAAGGTGCGATTGTAGAAGGGGTTAAAGCAACAAAATTGCCTTTTTATCGTTCGAAAGAGTTCTCCTTACCTCAGCGGAAGGTAAAAGGCTTACTGCAAAAACATAATCCGGATCTTGTCCATGTAGTGAACCCGGCTATCGTGGGGGTATCAGGAGTGTATTACGCAAATAAGCTTAATTATCCGTTAATTGCTTCTTATCACACGCATGTACCTAAGTATCTGGATTTTTATCGACTGTATCCCTTCAAGCCTCTCGTGTGGTGGTATTTCCGTAAACTTCATAATTATGCTCACGTTAACTTATGCACCTCTCAAGCCATCAAGAGTGAGCTGGACGAAAAGAATTTCCATAATGTAAACGTGTGGGACCGCGGGGTTGCAGTAGATCATTACCATCCTAAGCATAAGACAAAAGAAATGCGCGAGCGTCTTTCTGGCGGGAAACCTGAAAATAAACTACTCGTATTTGTCGGCCGTTTAGCACCTGAAAAAGAAATTCACAAGATCAGACCATTACTTGACCAAAGAGATGACCTTTCATTAGCTATTGTTGGCGATGGACCTGTTAAGGACGAACTTGAGTACACTTTTGAGGGCACCAATACCGTCTTTACTGGTCTATTACATGGTGAAGAACTAAGAGAAGCTTTTTCTTCATCTGACGCTCTGATTTTTCCTTCTGTAACGGAAACTTTAGGACTCGTCATCTTAGAATCCATGGCTTCAGGTCTGCCGGTTATTGCTGCAAAAAGCGGTCCTACGATGGAACAGGTGGAAGACGGTAAAACAGGCATTCTGTTTGAAAATGAGAATACAGATAGTATGATCGATGCGATTAACCGTCTGGAAGACGAAGTGCTTTATAAGTACTTATGTAAAAACGCAAGAGCCGAAGCAGAAAAACACAGTTGGCAAAAACCTTCTGAACAGATACTGGATTATTACCATGAAACTTTACGGGTATTTGGAGAAAACGAAGAGTACTCGACTAAAAAATCAAAGGTTAAAGTCACAGAGTAA
- a CDS encoding C40 family peptidase, whose translation MKKRLYSILLAVFAGVAAYTVKPRKAQAPSNDNTVSLTYPGTNVIITPGDLLFTPIGKSESKYAGHVGIVNSRREVIHSIPSGLMKDPVSRYFNKFRSITIFSAKDPQIGIKACGYLDHLHTTYPKAAYKVFTPLGYSDHEQYCTKIVWQSYYYGAGINLGRLSEHSLAIHPILLKDKRHLNCVAKNL comes from the coding sequence ATGAAAAAACGTCTATATTCAATCCTCTTAGCAGTTTTTGCAGGTGTAGCAGCCTATACAGTAAAGCCAAGAAAAGCTCAAGCACCATCTAATGACAATACGGTATCTCTTACGTATCCAGGTACAAATGTAATCATAACCCCAGGAGATTTATTATTTACTCCCATCGGAAAAAGTGAATCGAAATATGCGGGCCACGTAGGAATAGTAAATTCCCGCAGAGAGGTTATTCACTCTATCCCTTCAGGGTTAATGAAAGACCCGGTCAGCCGTTATTTTAATAAATTTCGATCGATTACGATTTTTTCTGCTAAAGATCCCCAAATTGGCATAAAGGCCTGCGGATACCTTGACCATCTTCATACCACTTATCCAAAAGCTGCTTATAAAGTGTTCACACCGCTCGGCTATAGTGATCATGAACAATATTGTACAAAAATTGTATGGCAGTCTTATTATTATGGAGCAGGTATAAACTTGGGACGGCTGTCAGAACACTCCTTAGCCATTCATCCAATTTTATTAAAAGATAAAAGGCATTTGAATTGTGTAGCAAAAAACTTATAA